Genomic window (Macaca mulatta isolate MMU2019108-1 chromosome Y, T2T-MMU8v2.0, whole genome shotgun sequence):
CATAGCTCTTGAGCTGGCAAGTAGGGTGCTGCCAGTTTGGCAATCCAACTTCAGGACCCATGAAGCCTGCGCTCTTCGGAGATGCGAAGAGTCCTCAGCGTTCTCACAAatggcagagggaggaggaaaaggagggctGGCACGAGTTACCTAGAGGAGATGTCACGGACCTGAaatgacacctggagggaaatAAAACCTACCAGCTGTCTGTATCTTCCTGTGTGTTTGGTCAGGGAAGGCGGGCATTCAAGTAAGAAGCAATGGAACCCGTGGGGTTTTGGGATTTGCTATCCAGGAATCCCTGTGCACCAGTGTCCGGCCCATGAGAGAGGAGCACAGCATGTGGGTCCGGCAGGGCCTGAGTCTCCAGGGAGGCTGGCATTCTCCCCAAGAGGGCACGGGTCAGTAGATGGAGGAGAAACCCGGGCTGTGGGGTCAGGTAGATGGGACACTTATCACTTAGCCAGGTGGGAGTTTAGGAGAGGGCCTAGTGAGCAGCGGTCTAACTGGCTGGTGACACCCTGTTCCAGTGCTGCATGTATGCACACAAGCATTGCCCCATGCATCCTCTCCAGGATGCCTCACCTGGGCAGATAGGAAGTAAGGCACACAAGATCCTAAGCTTATGGTCATGAGTGGCCCCAGAGGGAGGTCTCTAGGATCACTGGTCCCAGGAGATGCAGGTATGCAGGGTCTCTTCAGAACAGGGGTAAAATGCATAAGCCCAGCTCTCCACCCAGTGGGTGTCTTGCCCTAATGATGTCAGCCATGGCAGACCCATACCTAGACAAGAGATGTGAACAGAGgctttcaaattttattctgaaaattttaaGGTAGATATTACATCTAAACACTTTTCAAAGAGCATTAACAAGTAtgaaattactttgaaaaaaattccttttgctCTGAATACCTCAAAAAATTCATGGAGGAAGTTAGTATCTACCTCTCTCCACAAAACCAATGTTTCTTGTAGTAATATGCAGAAATAACACTTCAATTTTCAATTTGCAAACAAGGTTTGGAATGCAATAACTATTACTTTGAATACTTGCTTTAATATCTGCTTAAGTCTCCTTTTTCAGATCTACTTTCTTCACCATCTACTGTAGATGAAACATAACTTGAGCTACCATATGCTTCACGAGGAGCAGGGAGCAACCTAGCCAGAGAAGGCAGATTCCTTTGGTCTTTTCTGCCAGCATGCTCACGACCACAAGAATAAGAATCACCACAGCTCCTTGAGTAACTCTCCCAACTTCTGCCATATCTATCTCGTGTATTATAATCATGGCAGGTGCTTCCACCGTAAGATATCCAAGGCCCTTGTGCAGGTGGTGCACCCTGAGAGGTCCCTGCAGGGTTGATAAAACAATACGTTGGAttgcatttaaacatttttactgcTATCACTAAAGCATGAACTAAAgtactattttgaaatatctgcTTTCCTCTGCCTTTGTTGACAGGATACTAATTAAGCCTTCAATAGTCaggttttatttaaaagaagTGTAAGAGTAGTATTTGGAAGTTTAAcaaatttaattctaaaataaatgttgagtCACATTTTCTGAACATGAACTGAAGTTCTCACCTTCATATCATTCCCTATGCTTTATACTGTTAAGAATACTCAACATTTAAACATGTTATATTTGTGCTTTATAATTTTCCTTAGAATTTCATTAAAACAATGATCTGTTCTATGAAATACAATTATATAACTTACAAATCCATCCTGGACCATTATCATATCCCTGAAATGCATCTCTATAAGAACTTCCACTTGGACCTTCAGAATGATCTCTACCACAGGCCTCACTGTAGCCATCACGATCactaaattgagaaaaaaaaaaaaaagcttttttaaatgtcagaatGAACAATTGAATAAATCTATTTGATAAATCCAGATAACGTTATAGTACCTATATCCTCTGGAGGAATGTTCATCCTGACTAGAACGACCATAAACACAGTATGCATAGTCTTTAGCTGGTGCAGCATAATCCCTGGTTTCTCGGGAACTTGGATGATTTCTGTGGGCATAAGTTTAagcaataaattttaaattttcagcttctaatatccaaaatataactAAATTACAACTTAAACACAATTAAATTGTCAAACATCTAAATAAATATTACTCCAAATGAAATAAGCAAAAGCCCAAAAAGCACATGGAACAGATACTCATAATCAGTGATTCAGAGAATGCATTCCAAATCCAAAAGGAGATtccacacttcacacacacactggaAGCACAATAAATTTTGCAAAGCAGGAAATAGCAAGTGTTTGAGAGGATGCAGATAAATTGGAGCCCTGATACAATGTTAGTTGGAATGAACAACTTAAGAAATCTATTTGACAAATCCAGAAAACATTGCATTACCTATATCCTCTAGAGGAATGTTCATCTGGACTAGAACGACCATAATCATGGTATGTATAGTCTTTAGGTGGTGGAGCATAATCCCTGGTTTCTCGGGAACTTGGATGATTTCTGTGggcataagttttaaattttcagcttctaatatccaaaatataactAAATTACAACTTAAACACAATTAAATTGTCAAACATCTAAATAAATATTACTCCAAATAAAATAGGCAAATgcccaaaaagcacatgaaacaGATACTCATGATCAGTGATTCAGAGAATGCATTCCAAATCCAAAAGGAGATtccacacttcacacacacactggaAGCACAATAAATTTTGCAAAGCAGGAAATAGCAAGTGTTTGAGAGGATGCAGATAAATTGGAGCCCTGATACAATGTTAGTTGGAATGAACAACTTAAGAAATCTATTTGACAAATCCAGAAAACATTGCATTACCTATATCCTCTAGAGGAATGTTCATCTGGACTAGAACGACCATAATCACGGTATGTATAGTCTTTAGGTGGTGGAGCATAATTCCTGGTTTCTCGGGAACTTGGATGATTTCTGTGggcataaattttaaattttcagcttctaatatccaaaatataactAAATTACAACTTAAACACAATTAAATTGTCAAACATCTAAATAAATATTACtccaaataaaataagcaaaagccCAAAAAGCACAAGGAATAGATACTCATAATCAGTGATTCAGAGAATGCATTCCAAATCCAAAAGGAGATtccacacttcacacacacactggaAGCACAATAAATTTTACAAAGCAGGAAATAGCAAGTGTTTGAGAGGATGCAGATAAATTGGAGCCCTGATACAATGTTAGTTGGAATGAACAATTTAAGAAATCTATTTGACAAATCCAGAAAACATTGCATTACCTGTATCCTCTAGAGGAATGTTCATCTGGACAAGAACGACCATAATCACGGTATGTATAGCCTCTAGATGGTGGAGCATAATCCCTAGTGTCTCGGGAACTTGGATGATTTCTGTGGGCATAAGTTTAagcaacaaattttaaattttcagcttctaatatccaaaatataactAAATTACAACTTAAACACAATTAAATTGTCAAACATCTAAATAAATATTACTCCAAATGAAATAAGCAAAAGCCCAAAAAGCACATGGAACAGATACTCATAATCAGTGATTCAGAGAATGCATTCCAAATCCAAAAGGAGATtccacacttcacacacacactggaAGCACAATAAATTTTGCAAAGCAGGAAATAGCAAGTGTTTGAGAGGATGCAGATAAATTGGAGCCCTGATACAATGTTAGTTGGAATGAACAACTTAAGAAATCTATTTGACAAATCCAGAAAACATTGCATTACCTATATCCTCTAGAGGAATGTTCATCTGGACTAGAACGACCATAATCATGGTATGTATAGCCTCTAGATGGTGGAGCATAAACCCTAGTGTCTCGGGAACTTGGATGATTTCTGTGGGCATAAGTTTAagcaacaaattttaaattttcagcttCCAGTATCCAAAACATAACTAACTTAAGgcttaaacaaaattaaaaggtcAAACatctaaatagatatttctccaaatgaAATAGGCAAAAGCCCAAAAAACACATGGAACAGATACTCATAATCAGTGATTCAGAGAATGCATTCCAAATCCAAAAGGAGATtccacacttcacacacacactggaAGCACAACAAATTTTACAAAGCAGGAAATAGCAAGTGTTTGAGAGGATGCAGATAAATTGGAGCCCTGATACAATGTTAGTTGGAATGAACAACTTAAGAAATCTATTTGGCAAATCCAGAAAACATTACATTACCTATATCCTCTAGAGGAATGTTCATCTGGACTAGAACGACCATAGTCACGGTAGGTATAGCCTCTAGATGGTGGAGCATAATCCCTAGTGTCTCGGGAACTTGGATGATTTCTGTGGGCGTAAGTTTAagcaacaaattttaaattttcaacttCCAGTATCCAAAACATAACTAACTTACAGCTTAAACACAATTAAATTGTCAAACatctaaataaatattactaCAAATAAAATAGGCAAATGCCCAAAAAGCACATGGAACAGATACTCATGATCAGTGATTCAGAGAATGCATTCCAAATCCAAAAGGAGATtccacacttcacacacacactggaAGCACAATAAATTTTACAAAGCAGGAAATAGCAAGTGTTTGAGAGGATGCAGATAAATTGGAGCCCTGATACAATGTTAGTTGGAAAGAACAACTTAAGAAATCTATTTGACAAATCCAGAAAACATTACATTACCTATATCCTCTAGAGGAATGTTCATCTGGACTAGAACGACCATAATCACGGTATGTATAGCCTCTAGATGGTGGAGCATAATCCCTAGTGTCTCGGGAACTTGGATGATTTCTGTGGGCATAAGTTTAagcaacaaattttaaattttcaacttCCAGTATCCAAAACATAACTTATGgcttaaacaaaattaaaaagtcaaacatctaaatagatatttctccaaataaaataGGCAAATGCCCAAAAAGCACATGGGACAGATACTCATAATCAGTGATtcagaaaatgcatttctttttggtttttttatactttaagttctggggtacatgtgcatgacgagttaatgggtgcagaaaatgcatttcaaatCCAAAATGAGTATCATATTTCCCACACACAACCTGGAATggcagtaaattttaaaaaggaggaaataacaAGTGTTTGAGAGGATGTAGATAAATTGGAACCCTGATACAATGCTAGTTGGAATGGAAAACGATGCAGCTACTATGGGGAAATGTGGTGGTTCCTCAGGAAAGTAAACATAGCTATCATAGGACCATGCAATTCCACTCATATACACCCAGAATTGAATACGTGTACTCAAACAAATATTGGTGCATAGAAATACTGGGGTGGAAACCACCCAGATAAAATAATGGTTTAACAACTTGTGGAAGGAGTAAAGTGCTATGATGTAAATGAACCTTCAGGACATCACAGATAAACGTCCTGTTGTGTTTGAGCCCCATTAACATTAAATGCCTACAACAGGTGGTTCAGAGGCAGAACACAGATTGGTGTTTGCTAGCAgctgaggaaaggaagaaaatggaagggAATGCTTAACTGGTAGTTGGAGTTTTAATttagagtgatgaaaatgttttggaacttgATGGAGGTAGTTGTTGCATGACACAGAATATATTAAACACCACTTAACTATTTACAttgtaatatttaattttgttatgtgaatttcatcatcacaagaaaaaaaatcaattgtgtttcttcatttttcctttacctCTCCTTAGTTGCATAACCATCATCTCTTCGTGACATATGGTCATTTCTCCAGGAAGAGGTTGGCTCTCTGCATGGAGGACCTCCATAATTCTCTCTTCCACGTGACACGGGACCTTTCATATTAAAATGATGGAACATTTTGTAAAGAACACCAAATCTAAAAcactattttctcttctctcaaaCAACTTCTATAATTATTTCTTCTATGACTCCATTCTTCATTTCCTAAATTACTACAGTCATGACACTGAATATTTCGTATGGCTTTGGATAATCCCATGGCTCCCACAAGTCCAGTTCTTCTAATGAAGCTGAAGCCAAACATTAATTCTTAGGTAAAAGTTCATTGGTAATGGTTAATAACttagttattattttacttttcatgtgAATTACTGATGACTACTAATAATACAGGAATAACATGTAAAATCATCAAACTAATCATGGATTTTAAAGTTTACATACATTGTCGCTTCTCAGCTGAAGAACGTAAATTTTCCCATGTTGTTGAGTccaactcacacacacaaataaggctaCCTTTGAATGACTGCACACTAAATGTTTACATAAAAGTTCTCCTTTATCACTAACTGGTTGGCTCTATTTTAAATGTTGACAAATTAAAATGTGCTAGTGAAGATTTTCTAATGATGGCCAAGATTTACTTTTACTGCAATAAGCAATATTATGAAAGGGGTCATTACAACAATGTTgctatttcaaaatagaaaagttTCTCCTTTAATATACTCTTCACCTGCTATTCCTCAGAGGTCAGTCTTTCACCTGTGATACCTTCACTGGCTAATTTTCCAATGGAAATATGTTGGCTTGTATATCCTAAAGCCCATAAATACCTAACTTCACTGATACTCTACATATGAAATGTAAAATTGAAAATGGCAGTTTTCAATTTCCTCCATATTAGGGTGGAGGACTAAGTAAGAATTTTAATTTGTTCCGCTTAACTTCTTTGCTAAGAACTTTTATTTATTGTCTTGTTTTCTTCTGTCCAGTCTGCAGTCTTACAATTCTCCTTCTGAAAAATATTACTTCTATTCAATCCAATTGCTCACCTCATGTTACTTAGTTCTAAATTCTCTCCTCAAATATTTCAAATCTTACACCAAAGATCTTGTGTTAATGTTTAAACATCCTGGTACAATCTCAACTATTGATTTACATCACCCTGTATTTCACAACTCTGCACTTCTGTGATATCCACTAAATTTAAGAATATTGGACTCCTTCACGTCTACCTTTCAagccttaaatttattttaaaataatatttaagccCAGTGACTCCTTATCTGCTAAATGCTCTTGTAGTTCTTTTGAATCTCCATATAAGCAGTGGGAATGCCTTGCACATATGCATTACTGAGGTGTCAGAAGTTGGATGGCCAGGCTCAGCGGCTCACACTGACTGAgtgtggaaggcagaggcagctggactgcttgagccccggGCTTTAACATCAGTTTTGACAGTGTAGTGAGatcctctctctaaaaaaatataggaaaaaaatttagctaggtatgatgatgcatgcctgtagttgcagAAACGTggaaggctgaaacaggagaattgcctgagcccaggaatttgaggctgtcaTAAGCCATCATCTCACCAATGCACTCTGACCTGgtaagagcaagactccaacccAACAAAGAAACTGAACAAGCAACTTTTAGACTGGGACACCAGGGGACCACTACCAGGGGACCTAGTAAATGGAAGAATTAATTAGATGAAGAAGCCTCCCATCAAAGAATACTGCTGGGAACTTAGAGGAAAATTAAGGGGAATTTTCTAGCAAACACAGGATTAAAAGGAATGTTGGCCTCACTCTAATCACTTCTTCGATCTGCAGTGAGAAGTTCAAGTATTTCTTCAACATAAATCTGAAATGTACCTAGTGAGATAGAAACTATAATAAAAGCTATCACTCAGTAATTACGTCCATGTATGTGTCACTTCTCTTTTCTTCAACGAACTTAAAGCTAAGCATTCAGGTAAAATAGCTCATTTTAAGTGATACAAAAACTACAGTCTTTCTGTCAGGTAGCATTTACCTTGGCTTCTGATCCAACTATTGCTTCTTGCCATAGCAGAAAGAGCAGATTTTTTAGGAAGAGGACCTCCACTTCTTGAAGATGGACCTCTTTTAACTGGAATGGCTCCCCTAGAAGAACTCATGTTGAGATCAAGAGTGTATTCACCATCATCTGTATTTCAAACAAAATCTTTTTAGTTAACTAACATCACTGTTTCTTAAATGGCTAAGAAGTTTTAGTTGTTTATAAAGATTTTCTACATATTATAATCTTACAAATTCACATCTGTCTAAaccaataaaattaatatttctatatGAAATCAGTACAGTTCAAGCAATAAAAGTCCatttagaaaatctagaaagaaactcaAGTATCATAATATAttggtgtgagagagagaggtgggaaaATGGGGAGTGAACAGGGAGTAGAAATCTATCAATAAAGTATCTaagtataatatacataaaaatattaaaagaaaaatgataaatgactGATTATATCATTCTGTTATGAGGAAACATTTTCAAAGCATATCATAAAGATAAactaatggccgggcgcggtggctcaagcctgtaatcccagcactttgggaggccgaggcgggtggatcacgaggtcaggagatcaagactatcctggctaacatggtgaaaccccgtctctactaaaaatacaaaaactagctgggcgtggtggcgggtgcctgtagtctcagctacttgggaggctgaggcgggagaatggcgtgaacccgggaggcggagcttgcagtgagccgagatcatgctactgcacttcagcctgggagacacagcgagactccgtctcaaaaaaaaaaaaataaataaaaaataaactaaattccattcaaagaaattcaaatatttacAATACCAAGAAGTGACATATCAGGAAAATACATTACCTCTAAAATTTGTTAACACAATACAGAATTCTTAAAATTCCCTTATGAGACATTAATTTTCAGATTAGACTATGCtgaattttaatactttaagaattgcatattaattaatataaaaatatttttgtagatctACAAAAATATAGCTATATGCCAATTGCCAGATGGTGTTACAGGTTAGAATATATACATTCTCATACGTGGCAGGGTATAATTGAACCTCACCCTCAAGATCAATGGCGACAAAATAGCCAGGAAGCCACGCATcttaaaaatgaagcaaagactgcaatttcaactttaaaaaacatCTCCAATGAACTACACATCTGGTTATTAAAACTCCAAATTAATTGTTACAGTTTCGAAGTTGGTTAATAGATAatacaagttatttatttatttatttatttatttatttatttattgagatggactcttgccctatcacgcaggctggagcacaatggcataaccttggttcactgcaacttccgccccccaggttccagcgattctcctgcctcagcctcccaagtagctgggattacagatgcacgctaccacaccaggctaattttttgcatctttaggggaaacagggtttcaccatgttggccaggctggtctggaactcctgacctcgtggtccacctgccCTGTACTCCCCAAGTGCTGAAGTGACAGGCGTGGGCCACCTCACACAGCCAATCcaatagttttatcttttttttttttaatacatggtttgtttctcttttatatgtaaaaatagacCCCTCATTTCTATTGAGTAAATCACTCATAAATATCATTTTCAGTGACTCATCCTCCAGCAaagatagatacacacataccTGTGAAGCAGTGGTTTTTAGACCTTTCCAGAGTCACAGACAATTTTCAGAAATTAAAGCCCTACATTACTTAAATTGAAAATGCTTTATGGCAGGCCAATGTTCAAATTTTCCGTATCAAAATTACAAATCAATAGATTTGCATAGATAtttgcacatgtacacacaagaaaacaaatattgcaaAACCAATCTTAAGTATTGAGTTACTTTTTTTCCTACAGGAAACTTTTAAATATTCCACCATACTTTGATAATATAACTGATATGAAATTCTGTGCCCCAAAATAGAAAACTCTAAAGTATAATGAATTTAAATGAGCTCTGCAGAAAACCTGCTGAGTACGCGCAATCAGCATTCATAAACTCAATTCAGTTTGAAATTTGTGTTACTTCAATGCAACGCTATtacaattttaaagcaaattttagtTATTAGTTCAATCATTCTTATAATACATCTTTAGTACTTAGAAATAATTTTGCTTATCAATAAATTAATCTTCTGttcataaaggaaataaataaaattgagaaatttcAATATCTTCAAACTTACTTTCTTTCAGTCCTATGGtttcatctttatattttaaaacattacccAAGTGTCCTTCATGTGAGGGATGCCACCCTCTTGTTCCTCCACTACTTCCTTTTGCAGATCTCAGACTTCCTGAAGGGCTTCTGTTTCTTGAAGAAGGTGGAGGTCTCCGCCTACCACCACTTTGAAATGATGGTTTCTTGGCTTGTTCTACTTTTATTGCTTTTCCATCCAAAGACTAAAAATATTAAGGAGACTATCAATAACACTGGCACATTTAATGTGAGCATATTTTACAGGCATTTTTAGATCAACTATAGTTCAATTTGAGGTATTTTCTCCCAAAGGAAACGTTTTTCCTCCTAAAATGAACACATCTTTCACAATGCCAAATTTGagacatttactgagcacatgcCTTCCATTAAAAGATCAAACACAAATTCTATTATTCAAACACCTTGAAAATTtctcctttattaaaaaaaaacaaaaaaaaaacaacaacaaagaaagattAAACATCACACATTCTATGGAAGAATGTGGCACATCTGTTTTTTACAATATATAATACACTTCATCTGTGTATTCACATCACTGATTTAAAAGTTTCAGTGTCCCAATGAAActtgtgtcatttaaaaaattgaggttACTTTTTCAGTAATTACTCACATTAGTCATTATGAATTGTTTCTTCTTTGATTGGCTAATACTTACATAAAATGTCCCCATATGATTTACAATGCTATATTTactctaaaaatgtttctgtgaATGTGATCCTTGTTTGATCTCGTTAAGGTTTCCTGCCTTACTCATTTCTTATATTGCCTTAGATGTGCCCctaaaaaatgacttttaataTAGTACTTCATGTAATTTCTCAAAAATGCTTAAATATCCTAATTAATTTCACAATAACATTTTTCACTGTAATCTTGTCTATAGGCCATAGCAATTTTTGGAAACAGTTCAGCTaacaatttgatttaaaaattccatggcttttattatttggGGGAAGTAAGTCTTAAATTCCTTACAAAACCTCTTGCAGCCACATCGCCAGTTGTTCCTACCTTGAAACCACTTTTGTTATTTCTGGGCCCAAAATATTTTCCCTAGATTTGCTCATGGTTGCTTCCTTCCCAGTCAGACAAATTCTGAAGTCAGCCAAAATTCCTTAACCGTTAATTCTCCCTGAAAACTCTAAGAACTTCCTTTATTGGCTGTCTTAACATTTACGTGCATATaacattcatatttattttaacacaataaaacatgtgagatgaagtaatttagaaataacattggctgggcacagtggctcacacctgtaatcccaacactttgggaggctgaggcaggcggatcacaaggaaaagagttagagaccatcctggccaacatggtgaaaccccgtctctattcaaagtacaaaaattagctgggtgtggtggcaggtgtctgtagtcccggctagtcggaggctgaggaaggagaatcgcttgaacccagcaggcggaggttgcagtgagccaagataacccCACTGCAATCCAGTCTAGCAACACAGCGAgtctccatcttaaaaaacaaacaaacaaaaactctacaCAAATTATCTGCTCTTTTGCTTGAAAAACAGGGGGAAGAAAGAAATTATCATAGATTACTATACGTAAGTCAAAATTATCTCCATCACTACCACAAAGCCATGAACCAAAAGCTACTCTCGGTTTCTACCACAGCTTAATCTACTAATTTGTAAGAGTGAACAAAACTGTACTCtctgctatgtgccaggaagTGTGCTAGATctaacagaaataaaagcaacttAGGAAGACTTAAATATGCATTATATACAATTTCACAATCAACAGATTAATATATAGTACAGTGAGTACAAAATACAATATGCAATgaggaagaaaatatgaaatctaAGTTGTTTTTGAAGCATAAATTGTTATTTGTGAGACATACATCAGGAAGGATAATTCTGAAGAAGTCCAAAAAAGCATTTGGGGATAGCGTAAAGACTAGCAGGAGCTATAACCAGATTGGGataatgtcatttatttatttattttgagatggattctccctctgtcaccagcctGCAGAGCattggcgtaatctcggctcactgcaacttctgcctcccaggttcaactgattcccctgcctcagcctactgagtagctggaaccacaggcacacacaatcATAcatggctaatgtttttgtattttagtagagacaagtttttaccatgttggccattaTGGTTTCgttttcctgacctcgtgatctgcccacctcagccacatCCATGGtggcgttagccaccatgccgggcctcaTTAGGATACTGTTATAAAGCAAAAAA
Coding sequences:
- the LOC106995447 gene encoding RNA-binding motif protein, Y chromosome, family 1 member F/J; this translates as MVEADCPGKLFIGGLNRETNEKMLKAVFVKHGPISEVLLIKDRTSKSRGFAFITFENPADAKNAAKDMNGKSLDGKAIKVEQAKKPSFQSGGRRRPPPSSRNRSPSGSLRSAKGSSGGTRGWHPSHEGHLDDGEYTLDLNMSSSRGAIPVKRGPSSRSGGPLPKKSALSAMARSNSWIRSQGPVSRGRENYGGPPCREPTSSWRNDHMSRRDDGYATKERNHPSSRDTRDYAPPSRGYTYRDYGRSSPDEHSSRGYRNHPSSRDTRDYAPPSRGYTYRDYGRSSPDEHSSRGYRNHPSSRDTRDYAPPSRGYTYRDYGRSCPDEHSSRGYRNHPSSRETRNYAPPPKDYTYRDYGRSSPDEHSSRGYSDRDGYSEACGRDHSEGPSGSSYRDAFQGYDNGPGWIWTSQGAPPAQGPWISYGGSTCHDYNTRDRYGRSWESYSRSCGDSYSCGREHAGRKDQRNLPSLARLLPAPREAYGSSSYVSSTVDGEESRSEKGDLSRY